In the Quercus lobata isolate SW786 chromosome 5, ValleyOak3.0 Primary Assembly, whole genome shotgun sequence genome, one interval contains:
- the LOC115988648 gene encoding receptor-like protein EIX2 isoform X2 — protein MGASFVAHVLFLLWFFATTFSFFCKAESNVTCNEKDKQALLNFKQGLSDPSKNLSSWSDQEDCSRWDRVVYDNKTGRVTELHLSDSRLGGEISGSLLQLEHLNLLDLSGNDFNCTPIPTFLGSMASLTHLDLGYSNFSGHIPHQLGNLSNLRHLNLGGNYYLYADNFHWISNLSSIQYLDLSNSKHQSEVGWLQIMSKIPLGSQLQTFDAFSYIGNPQLCGNPLPKNCTIGEESQNRTPIGKTEEDSNNSNFYIGMGVGFAVGFWTVCGVLFFNRTWRHAYFKFFDDMKDCIYVATVLNVNWLLEKLRSCHL, from the exons ATGGGTGCCTCTTTTGTTGCTCATGTGCTTTTTCTACTATGGTTCTTTGCCACAACCTTCAGCTTCTTCTGCAAAGCAGAGTCAAATGTCACTTGCAATGAAAAAGACAAGCAAGCACTTCTAAACTTCAAACAAGGTCTCAGTGATCCTTCGAAAAATCTCTCATCCTGGTCTGACCAAGAAGATTGCTCTAGATGGGACAGAGTTGTCTATGACAACAAAACTGGCCGAGTCACTGAGCTCCACCTCTCTGATTCGAGGTTAGGCGGTGAGATTAGTGGTTCGTTGCTCCAATTAGAGCATTTGAATTTATTGGATTTGAGTGGCAATGACTTTAATTGTACTCCTATCCCAACTTTTCTTGGTTCAATGGCTAGTCTGACACATCTTGACCTCGGTTATTCTAACTTCTCTGGACACATTCCTCATCAGCTTGGGAACCTTTCAAACCTTCGTCATCTGAATCTTGGAGGTAATTATTATCTATATGCAGATAACTTTCATTGGATCTCTAATCTCTCTTCCATTCAATACCTTGACTTGAGCAATTCCAAACATCAATCAGAAGTTGGTTGGCTTCAAATAATGA GCAAAATTCCATTAGGCTCCCAGCTTCAAACTTTTGATGCATTCAGCTACATTGGCAATCCTCAACTTTGTGGTAATCCACTTCCAAAAAACTGCACAATTGGGGAAGAATCTCAAAATAGGACACCAATTGGGAAAACTGAAGAAGACTCTAATAATTCCAACTTCTACATTGGTATGGGAGTTGGATTTGCGGTTGGTTTTTGGACAGTTTGTGGAGTTCTCTTCTTCAACAGGACCTGGAGGCATGCTTATTTCAAATTCTTCGATGACATGAAGGATTGCATCTATGTGGCTACTGTGCTAAACGTAAATTGGTTGCTGGAAAAGCTAAGAAGCTGCCACCTTTAG
- the LOC115988648 gene encoding receptor-like protein EIX2 isoform X1, whose protein sequence is MLFASDCELVNLNPSLGFVNFTSLQYLDLFNNLFSHEIPNWFSNLTTSLLYLDLARNYLRGEIPTSIFNLQKLDSLFLYSNKIIGKIPESLGQLKHLTYLNMLDNSFSGPIPSSIGNLSYLEGLWLSENQLNGTIPKTIGLLSNLEYLFVGDNFLTGTVDEGHFTKLSKLEYLDISHTHLFFNVKSNWVPPFQLTTITMSSCKIGPNFPMWLQTQRSVRHLLLSKSEISDKAPGWFWNWTSNIKIIDLSDNQIEGDVSEIVLNSHFINLRSNHFKGQMPQLSTNVQELNIANNSISGPISSFMCQKMNRKNQVMVLDASNNLLTGALPHCWKYWQSLTHLDLGSNDISGRIPYSLGSLVALQSLHLQNNSISGDIPSSLKKCSNLSLIDIGENLLSGAIPPWIGEMTNLTILRLTSNGFKGHIPLQICQLSSLIVLDLANNSLSGHIPNCLKNISAMTIPTPRFEAQYSYDYLGGLYYYGGTYLENLKLVPKGLELEYEENLGFVKMIDLSSNNLSGSIPSEISVLSELCFLNLSRNQLIGKIPEKIGIMKKLESIDLSQNHLSGEIPLSLSSLTFLSRLNLSYNNLSGKIPLGSQLQTFDAFSYIGNPQLCGNPLPKNCTIGEESQNRTPIGKTEEDSNNSNFYIGMGVGFAVGFWTVCGVLFFNRTWRHAYFKFFDDMKDCIYVATVLNVNWLLEKLRSCHL, encoded by the coding sequence ATGCTATTCGCGTCAGATTGTGAACTTGTTAATCTGAATCCATCTCTTGGATTTGTCAATTTCACATCTCTTCAATACCTTGATCTTTTCAATAATCTTTTCAGTCATGAGATACCTAATTGGTTCTCTAATCTCACTACAAGCCTCTTGTATCTTGACCTGGCCCGCAATTATCTAAGAGGCGAGATACCAACGAGCATTTTCAATTTACAGAAATTAGATAGTTTATTCTTGTATTCCAATAAGATAATTGGGAAAATTCCAGAGTCGTTGGGCCAGCTTAAACATCTAACATATCTCAATATGCTGGATAATTCTTTTAGTGGTCCAATTCCCTCTTCCATTGGGAATTTATCTTATTTGGAAGGATTATGGCTCTCTGAGAATCAGTTAAATGGTACCATTCCAAAGACTATTGGACTCCTCTCAAATTTAGAGTACTTATTTGTTGGAGATAATTTCTTAACAGGCACAGTAGACGAAGGGCATTTTACTAAACTCTCAAAATTAGAGTATCTAGATATCTCTCATACACATTTATTCTTTAATGTGAAATCCAATTGGGTCCCTCCTTTTCAACTTACAACTATCACAATGAGCTCTTGCAAGATAGGTCCCAACTTTCCAATGTGGCTACAAACACAAAGATCCGTTAGACATTTACTCTTGTCCAAGTCAGAAATTTCAGACAAGGCTCCAGGTTGGTTCTGGAATTGGACttcaaacattaaaataatcGATCTCTCTGACAACCAAATAGAAGGGGATGTATCGGAGATTGTGCTGAACTCTCATTTCATAAATCTAAGATCTAATCATTTCAAAGGTCAAATGCCACAATTGTCTACAAATGTCCAGGAGCTAAATATAGCTAACAACTCAATTTCTGGGCCAATTTCCTCTTTCATGTGCCAAAAGATGAATAGAAAGAATCAAGTAATGGTTTTAGATGCATCAAATAATCTCTTAACAGGTGCACTTCCTCACTGCTGGAAGTATTGGCAATCTTTGACCCATCTAGACTTGGGAAGCAATGATATATCGGGTAGAATTCCATACTCCCTGGGCTCTTTAGTTGCACTCCAATCACTGCATCTGCAAAACAATAGTATCTCAGGAGATATACCTTCGTCACTGAAGAAGTGCTCAAATTTGAGTCTCATTGATATAGGTGAGAATCTTTTGTCAGGGGCCATACCACCATGGATTGGAGAAATGACAAATCTTACAATTCTCCGATTAACATCCAATGGATTCAAGGGTCATATACCTTTACAAATATGTCAACTTTCTTCTCTTATAGTGTTGGATCTTGCCAATAATAGCCTTTCGGGACACATACCAAATTGCTTGAAAAATATCAGCGCCATGACAATACCTACACCCAGATTTGAAGCTCAATATTCTTACGATTATTTGGGTGGTTTGTACTATTATGGTGGAACCTATCTTGAGAATCTCAAGTTGGTTCCCAAAGGGTTGGAACTAGAATATGAAGAAAACCTTGGCTTTGTTAAGATGATAGATCTTTCAAGTAATAACTTGTCTGGATCAATCCCTTCAGAAATTTCAGTTCTTTCCGAATTGTGTTTTTTGAACTTGTCGCGAAATCAATTGATAGGAAAGATACCAGAAAAAATAGGGATCATGAAAAAGTTAGAGTCTATTGATCTCTCACAAAATCATCTATCAGGTGAAATTCCTTTAAGCTTGTCCAGTTTGACATTTCTTAGTCGCTTGAACTTGTCATACAACAACTTGTCAGGCAAAATTCCATTAGGCTCCCAGCTTCAAACTTTTGATGCATTCAGCTACATTGGCAATCCTCAACTTTGTGGTAATCCACTTCCAAAAAACTGCACAATTGGGGAAGAATCTCAAAATAGGACACCAATTGGGAAAACTGAAGAAGACTCTAATAATTCCAACTTCTACATTGGTATGGGAGTTGGATTTGCGGTTGGTTTTTGGACAGTTTGTGGAGTTCTCTTCTTCAACAGGACCTGGAGGCATGCTTATTTCAAATTCTTCGATGACATGAAGGATTGCATCTATGTGGCTACTGTGCTAAACGTAAATTGGTTGCTGGAAAAGCTAAGAAGCTGCCACCTTTAG